The genomic window CATGGCGCGCTGGTGGTGAAAACTGGCGCGAAAACCGGGCGCAGCGCGAAGGACAAATTCATCGTACGCGATGAAACGACCGAGGACACCGTATGGTGGGGCAAGGTCAATGCGAGCATGACGCCAGAGCATTTTGCCAACCTCAAGGAAGATTTCCTCAGCGAGCTTGCTGGCAAAGACACGCTCTATGTCGCTGACCTGTTCGGCGGCTCACAACCAGAGCACCGCGTCAATGTGCGCGTGATCAACGAGCTTGCCTGGCACAATCTGTTTATCCGCACGATGTTGGTGCGTCCCACACCTGAGGAACTCGGCGATTTCGCGCCCGAATACACCATCATCGACCTGCCGACGTTCAAGGCAGACCCCGCGCGCCACGGCACCAATTCGGAAACCGTGATCGCGGTGAACCTTACCGAGAAGCTGATCCTGATCGGTGGCACGCGTTATGCAGGCGAGATGAAGAAGTCGGTGTTCGGTATCCTCAATTACCTGCTGCCGACCAAGGGCGTGATGCCGATGCACTGCTCAGCCAATATCAGCGCCGATGGCAAGACCGCCGTCTTCTTTGGTCTTTCGGGCACGGGCAAGACGACGCTTTCTGCTGATGCGTCGCGCACACTTATTGGCGATGACGAGCACGGCTGGTCCGACACGGCTGTCTTCAACTTCGAAGGTGGCTGTTATGCCAAGATGATCCGCCTTTCCGAAGAGGCTGAGCCGGAAATCTACGCCACCACCAAGATGTTCGGCACCGTGCTTGAAAACGTGGTCATGGATGAAAAGACCCGCGAGCTTGATTTCGACGATGCGACCCTCGCTGAAAACACGCGCGGCGCTTACCCGATCGACTTTATCCCGAACACGTCTGAGAAGAACCTTGGCCCTGCGCCAAGCAATGTCGTGATGCTCACCGCCGATGCGTTCGGCGTTCTGCCTCCGATTGCGCGTCTCACACCAGATCAGGCAATGTATCACTTCCTGTCGGGCTACACCGCGAAAGTGGCAGGCACCGAAATCGGCGTGACTGAGCCGGAGGCGACCTTCTCGACCTGTTTTGGCGCGCCCTTCATGCCGCGCCACCCATCGGTTTACGGCAACCTTTTGAAAGAGCGCATCGCCAAGGGCGGCGTGCAGTGCTGGCTGCTCAACACCGGCTGGACCGGCGGCAAATATGGCGTTGGCAGTCGGATGCCGATCAAGGCGACCCGCGCGCTTTTGAATGCGGCGCTCGATGGCGATCTTGATAGCGTTGAATTCCGCAAGGATCCAAACTTTGGCTTTGACGTGCCTGTGCACGTGCCGGTTCTGGCAGAGGCCGGGATCGATCAAACCATCCTCGATCCGCGCAGCACATGGCCCAATGCGGATGAGTACGATGCGACGGCGCAAAAGCTGGTGCAATTGTTCATCGACAATTTTGCCGAGTTTGAGCCTCACGTGGATGAAGGCGTGCGCAACGCAGCCCCATCGAGCGCGGTGGCGGCCTAGGCTTTAATCCACATCACGAGCTGGAGAGGGGGGCCTCGTCTGGTGCATTTCTAACGAAGTGTGTCAGGCGGGGCTTTTATTTGGCTCGAACGATAGCTTGATCGAGGCACATCTCGCCCAAGACAGCGCGGTGGTCTGACCCGTTCGCGTCCAGAACTTCAAAACGGCGCACTTTAATTTCGCCCCTCACCATAATTTGATCCAGTGGCCAGCCCAGCGCAGGGGCGAAGGCGGGGAATGTGGCAAAAGTGCCTCTGCCAATGCGTGGATCTTTCCAATCACCCATTTCGCGAAAATCAGTGGTGGTGGACGACCAGGGAACATCGTTAAAATCGCCCATGGCAATCGCGCCTGAAATGTCCGCCATCGTGCGGTCAGCGGCGCGCTTGATGCTTTCGTCGCGTTGCCCCGTGCTTTGTGCCGGCAAAGGCGCCTTTGGATGCAGACCGACGAACTGGACTTTGGTGTCTGGCATCGGCTGCAGGACCGCGAAAATGCTCGGTGTATTTTCATCTGCCCTTTCAAGAATATCAGCATCGACCACAGGCAATCGGCTGGCAAAGACTTTGCCAAAGGTGTTCGATTGAGGATGGGTGAGGGTATATGGATATTCGCTCAGCATGGGCTCAAGCGCTTCAGCCCATCCTTCGTCAACTTCGGTCAGAAACACGATGTCAGGCTGCAAGCTTTCGATCTGCTCGATCAGCCGATCATACTGCGTGTTCTTCATTTTGACATTGGCGGAAAAAGCGGTGAAGCACTGGCCTTGTGGATGGTCAGAAGCGAGATCAATCTGGGTCGGCGCCAACGCGGTATACGGCCAGATGGTCATGAAATTGATCGCAACCGCGGCCAAAAACATACCCTCTGCAATCAGGCGATGACGTTTGACGAACAGCGCCACTACAATCGCCAGCACAATGAAGAGATAGCTTGCAGGTTCCCGGACGAAACCGGTCGCCCGAATGGCCCAAAAATCGGTGGGGAATAGCGGCAGAATGGCAGAAGCAAGGGCAAGCCCGCCAGCAGCCAGCGCGATGATAGATCGTTTGGTCATCATTTTGCCGTCTCAATCACTGTGCATACCCCTGAATTTGGCCAGATATTTCTTTACTTTCCCAATCCCTGACATGGGTTTAGGTTCCAAAATGACTCGCGACAAAGGAGAAGCGACATGAGTTTGCTTGATGGAATTCTGAAAAATATCGGTGGTGCGCCTGACGATGTTGTCAATCTGGCCGAGAAGGTCGGGATTGATCCGAAGATGGCAG from Erythrobacter sp. SCSIO 43205 includes these protein-coding regions:
- a CDS encoding phosphoenolpyruvate carboxykinase, producing the protein MRDLRFFAHHIDAPREDVLGEYTLIPAATPLAQPLSSQGIETSATIHPNLGTSALVEAAIARGEGQLSKHGALVVKTGAKTGRSAKDKFIVRDETTEDTVWWGKVNASMTPEHFANLKEDFLSELAGKDTLYVADLFGGSQPEHRVNVRVINELAWHNLFIRTMLVRPTPEELGDFAPEYTIIDLPTFKADPARHGTNSETVIAVNLTEKLILIGGTRYAGEMKKSVFGILNYLLPTKGVMPMHCSANISADGKTAVFFGLSGTGKTTLSADASRTLIGDDEHGWSDTAVFNFEGGCYAKMIRLSEEAEPEIYATTKMFGTVLENVVMDEKTRELDFDDATLAENTRGAYPIDFIPNTSEKNLGPAPSNVVMLTADAFGVLPPIARLTPDQAMYHFLSGYTAKVAGTEIGVTEPEATFSTCFGAPFMPRHPSVYGNLLKERIAKGGVQCWLLNTGWTGGKYGVGSRMPIKATRALLNAALDGDLDSVEFRKDPNFGFDVPVHVPVLAEAGIDQTILDPRSTWPNADEYDATAQKLVQLFIDNFAEFEPHVDEGVRNAAPSSAVAA
- a CDS encoding endonuclease/exonuclease/phosphatase family protein, producing the protein MMTKRSIIALAAGGLALASAILPLFPTDFWAIRATGFVREPASYLFIVLAIVVALFVKRHRLIAEGMFLAAVAINFMTIWPYTALAPTQIDLASDHPQGQCFTAFSANVKMKNTQYDRLIEQIESLQPDIVFLTEVDEGWAEALEPMLSEYPYTLTHPQSNTFGKVFASRLPVVDADILERADENTPSIFAVLQPMPDTKVQFVGLHPKAPLPAQSTGQRDESIKRAADRTMADISGAIAMGDFNDVPWSSTTTDFREMGDWKDPRIGRGTFATFPAFAPALGWPLDQIMVRGEIKVRRFEVLDANGSDHRAVLGEMCLDQAIVRAK